The following coding sequences are from one Microbulbifer sp. TB1203 window:
- a CDS encoding PH domain-containing protein has protein sequence MNNGIFEAPWSRQLKWITALSSALLLGIPLVILARTPQAEMAWRSGMVLLPLAILAACAFFAIRGYVIDSNALLICRPGWKTRISLQGLQEVGADPKAMDGSIRVFGNGGLFCFAGLYRNSRLGRYRAFATDQARAVVLKFPGRTLVVTPDDPQKFVAALENNKKTDRETER, from the coding sequence ATGAATAATGGAATATTCGAAGCCCCCTGGAGCCGCCAGCTCAAATGGATAACCGCGCTGTCCTCGGCGCTGTTGCTGGGTATTCCATTGGTGATTCTCGCCAGAACACCGCAAGCCGAAATGGCCTGGCGGTCGGGCATGGTATTGCTGCCACTGGCTATACTGGCCGCCTGCGCCTTCTTTGCCATTCGCGGGTACGTTATCGACAGCAATGCACTACTGATCTGCCGTCCCGGCTGGAAAACACGGATTTCCCTGCAGGGCCTGCAAGAAGTGGGCGCGGACCCGAAGGCCATGGATGGCTCCATCCGGGTTTTCGGCAATGGCGGCCTCTTCTGTTTTGCCGGGCTCTATCGCAATTCCAGGCTGGGCCGCTACCGGGCTTTCGCCACTGACCAGGCGAGGGCCGTGGTGCTAAAATTTCCCGGGCGTACACTCGTAGTCACGCCGGACGACCCGCAAAAATTTGTCGCCGCACTGGAAAACAATAAAAAAACTGACAGAGAAACCGAAAGATGA
- a CDS encoding MAPEG family protein: protein MPSPILAPVIALVAWSLVIWLWMYVTRLPAIAKAQIKLDPEAPRGEQMNTLPARVRWKADNYNHLMEQPTLFYAVALSLALMDEGSGANLVLAWSYVGLRVIHSLVQVLVNNIEVRFAIFMLSTLMLFGLTFNAIRNFY from the coding sequence ATGCCCAGCCCTATCCTCGCCCCGGTCATTGCCCTGGTCGCCTGGTCCCTGGTGATATGGCTCTGGATGTACGTCACCCGCCTGCCCGCCATCGCAAAAGCCCAAATAAAACTGGACCCCGAGGCCCCCCGCGGCGAACAGATGAACACCCTACCCGCACGGGTTCGCTGGAAGGCGGACAACTACAACCACCTGATGGAGCAGCCCACCCTCTTCTATGCCGTCGCGCTGTCGCTGGCGTTGATGGACGAAGGCAGCGGGGCCAACCTGGTTCTGGCCTGGAGCTACGTCGGCCTGCGCGTAATACACAGCCTGGTGCAGGTACTGGTGAACAATATCGAAGTACGTTTTGCGATTTTCATGCTGTCCACCCTGATGCTGTTCGGACTCACCTTCAACGCAATCCGGAACTTCTACTAG
- a CDS encoding alpha/beta hydrolase, whose amino-acid sequence MKNIFLALLLSLLSLPLAANAQTSCVILLHGLGKSSGSMEKMEKAIAAVGFTTVNVSYPSTDHPIEELAGPAIAPALDQCRDHDQVNFVTHSLGGILVRQYLSQVQIENLNRVVMLGPPNKGSEVVDNLGNFPGFHFILGDAGLQLGTGAFSVPNKLGAAEFDVGIIAGTRSINLILSQMVPDIDDGKVSVESTKLEGMNDHLEMPVTHVFMMKNKKVIAQVIHYLKNGEFSRQ is encoded by the coding sequence ATGAAAAATATTTTTCTGGCCCTACTATTATCCCTTCTATCCCTGCCCCTCGCCGCCAATGCCCAGACTTCCTGCGTGATTTTGTTGCACGGCCTGGGAAAATCCAGCGGCTCCATGGAAAAAATGGAAAAAGCCATCGCAGCGGTGGGCTTTACCACCGTGAATGTGAGCTACCCCTCCACCGATCACCCGATCGAGGAACTGGCCGGCCCGGCGATAGCGCCGGCGCTGGACCAGTGCCGGGACCACGACCAGGTAAATTTCGTCACCCATTCCCTGGGCGGCATCCTGGTGCGGCAATACCTGAGCCAGGTGCAGATCGAAAACCTGAACCGGGTAGTGATGCTGGGCCCACCCAATAAGGGCAGCGAGGTGGTGGACAATCTGGGCAATTTCCCCGGCTTCCACTTTATCCTCGGCGATGCCGGCCTGCAGCTGGGCACCGGCGCCTTCAGTGTGCCCAACAAACTCGGCGCCGCGGAGTTCGATGTGGGCATTATCGCCGGCACCCGCAGTATCAATTTGATCCTCTCGCAAATGGTTCCCGATATCGATGACGGCAAGGTCTCGGTGGAGAGCACCAAACTCGAAGGCATGAACGACCACCTGGAAATGCCGGTGACCCACGTATTCATGATGAAAAACAAAAAAGTGATCGCCCAGGTCATCCACTACCTGAAAAACGGAGAATTCAGTCGACAATGA